From the genome of Desulfobotulus pelophilus, one region includes:
- a CDS encoding MinD/ParA family protein: protein MDQATSLRKMISRQGMQRKRELSSVSSGQPRVIAVSSGKGGVGKTNLVGNLARAFADMGKEVLILDADLGLANIDILFGIRPPFHIGHVLSGERSLHEVMVSPADRIRIIPAGSGTSGLTHLTEGQKLTLLGEFESADLAADVVLIDTGAGISKNVLYFNLAADECLLVATPEPTSITDAYAMMKVMTSEHGARHFKLVVNMVNSVKEAKQVFLTLNQAAERFLTGAVLEYAGHIVFDPVLRKSVQERKTVLTAYPDAECSKQIRNLAKVLMNAPRRHDTEGSIKLFFKRFTALPPA, encoded by the coding sequence GTGGATCAGGCAACGAGTTTGAGAAAAATGATCAGTCGCCAGGGTATGCAGCGGAAGAGGGAGCTTTCCTCCGTATCATCGGGCCAGCCAAGGGTAATTGCCGTGAGCAGTGGAAAAGGCGGTGTGGGTAAAACCAACCTTGTGGGTAACCTTGCGCGGGCCTTTGCGGATATGGGCAAAGAAGTTCTGATTCTGGATGCGGATCTGGGTCTTGCTAATATTGACATTCTTTTTGGAATACGCCCTCCCTTTCATATCGGCCATGTGTTGAGCGGCGAAAGAAGCCTGCACGAGGTCATGGTATCTCCGGCAGACAGGATCCGTATTATTCCGGCAGGCTCCGGTACCAGCGGTCTGACCCATCTGACCGAGGGGCAGAAACTGACCCTTCTGGGTGAATTTGAAAGTGCGGATTTGGCGGCAGATGTGGTGCTCATTGATACGGGGGCAGGCATTTCAAAAAATGTGCTGTATTTTAATCTCGCGGCGGATGAATGCCTGCTGGTGGCTACGCCGGAGCCTACTTCCATTACGGATGCCTATGCCATGATGAAGGTCATGACCTCCGAACATGGAGCCAGGCATTTTAAACTTGTGGTAAACATGGTAAACTCCGTAAAAGAAGCCAAACAGGTTTTTTTGACCCTGAACCAGGCTGCCGAACGTTTTCTTACCGGTGCTGTGCTGGAGTATGCGGGTCATATTGTTTTTGATCCTGTTTTACGGAAATCTGTTCAGGAGCGGAAAACGGTTCTGACGGCTTACCCGGATGCAGAATGCAGTAAACAGATCCGCAATCTCGCCAAAGTGTTGATGAATGCTCCCCGCCGTCATGATACAGAAGGATCCATTAAATTGTTTTTCAAGCGTTTTACCGCACTGCCGCCCGCCTGA
- the flhF gene encoding flagellar biosynthesis protein FlhF: MSVQTFRAPSIQEALAQVKSELGVNAVILSTRKAARDPRNPYAQGGFEVTAAVEAGIDRPVLKKDSSVRKIRQSHGGNEVKTQVVKRPSRFAVKEAEEEKDRDVADVLDRVANSLEGGSELGGNVGWQQVQHELVSIRDMLFLLQQGDGIPEFITRQPESLNLYTRLVRTGLTEKRARDLMEKASRTAGPGREALSRRVFVEMMDVIEGFTPFDTLAGQRSVVAFAGPTGVGKTTTIAKLAADLSLKQKKRVGLISVDSYRIGALEQLKTYAGIMGIPCLPAFNRDDLQTALRQMQNREVILIDTAGLSHLDHARMEELAGLLGGRQAIATHLVLSAATGRENMREAAENFSQLSPRSYVFTKLDETRKRGGILDQLADYPLPVSYITDGQRVPEDIHPVTRKGLLQRIFETREA; this comes from the coding sequence ATGAGCGTACAAACTTTTCGGGCTCCTTCCATTCAGGAGGCCCTGGCACAGGTCAAGTCCGAACTCGGTGTGAATGCCGTGATCCTATCCACGCGCAAGGCCGCCCGTGATCCGAGAAATCCGTATGCACAGGGTGGTTTTGAGGTGACAGCTGCTGTGGAGGCGGGGATTGACCGGCCAGTTTTGAAAAAGGATTCTTCTGTCCGGAAAATTCGCCAGTCTCACGGCGGCAACGAAGTAAAAACGCAGGTGGTAAAGCGGCCGAGCCGTTTTGCGGTGAAAGAAGCAGAGGAAGAAAAAGACAGGGATGTGGCAGATGTTCTGGACAGGGTGGCGAATTCCCTTGAAGGGGGGAGCGAGCTCGGGGGGAACGTAGGGTGGCAGCAGGTGCAGCACGAGCTGGTCAGTATACGGGATATGCTGTTCCTCCTTCAACAGGGAGACGGCATTCCGGAGTTCATTACCCGCCAGCCCGAGAGTCTGAATCTGTATACCCGCCTTGTGCGAACGGGGCTCACGGAAAAACGGGCCAGGGATCTGATGGAAAAGGCATCCCGAACGGCTGGCCCCGGCAGAGAAGCGCTTTCCCGAAGGGTTTTTGTGGAAATGATGGATGTTATTGAGGGTTTTACCCCCTTTGATACGCTGGCCGGTCAACGGAGCGTGGTGGCATTTGCGGGCCCGACGGGGGTTGGAAAAACCACTACCATTGCCAAGCTGGCAGCGGACTTAAGCCTGAAACAGAAGAAAAGGGTGGGGTTGATTTCCGTGGATTCCTATCGCATCGGTGCGCTGGAGCAGCTGAAAACCTATGCGGGCATCATGGGTATTCCCTGTCTGCCTGCTTTTAACCGGGATGACCTGCAGACGGCGTTGCGTCAGATGCAGAACAGAGAAGTGATCCTGATTGATACGGCAGGCCTTTCCCATCTGGATCATGCACGGATGGAAGAACTGGCAGGTCTTCTTGGCGGACGGCAGGCCATTGCCACCCACCTGGTTTTAAGCGCCGCAACGGGCAGGGAGAATATGCGGGAGGCTGCGGAGAATTTTTCCCAGCTTTCTCCCCGGTCCTATGTGTTCACCAAGCTGGATGAAACCCGTAAAAGAGGCGGTATTCTGGATCAGCTGGCAGACTATCCTTTGCCCGTATCCTATATAACCGATGGACAGCGGGTACCTGAAGACATTCATCCAGTGACCCGAAAGGGCCTTTTGCAGCGTATTTTTGAGACTCGAGAGGCCTGA
- the flhA gene encoding flagellar biosynthesis protein FlhA: MAESVGILQGLRKDYADIAMILAVIGILLAMLLPVPAFLLDFFLALNITLAIIVLITTMYTKSSLEFSVFPTMLLVLTLFRLALNVASTRLILLRGNEGPQAAGSVIQSFGNFVVGGDYVVGMIIFVILVLINFMVITKGAGRIAEVAARFTLDAMPGKQMAIDADLNAGMIDERQARERRELIARESEFHGAMDGASKFVKGDAIAGIIITGINIVGGLIIGVLNGMPVGQAAANYTLLTVGDGLVTQIPALVISTAAGILVSRGGDKDRLGQAFSKLIFSKTTPIYVASGLVFALGLVPGLPGLPFMSLGLALGGILYLVTRGRSEEEAQEKQAAEAEEAAAAPSGPEEVEHLLNMDVMELEVGYGLIPLVDSSQDGTLLGRIRSMRRQFASEMGIVIPPIHIRDNLNLRPAEYRMLIKGVEMVRYELMVNHVLAMDPGDVSRRMDGIPTTEPAFGLPALWVPADREEEAKFSGYTVVDNSTVVATHLTETIRSHAAELLGRQEVQHLLDNLSKASPKAVEELVPSVMSLGMVQKVLQNLLAERVSIRDLLTIVETLADYGTMSKDPDLLTEYVRQKLSRSILAAYMGPDGNLPVLAMDRKVEETLTKSIQNTEHGAYLAVDPRMAEQLIAAVRGEMEKAMNQNVQPVLLCNPSLRRHLKRLLEQSIPNLAVTSHAEIVQNVNIQAIGKVTL; this comes from the coding sequence ATGGCAGAGTCAGTCGGCATTCTTCAGGGATTGCGCAAGGACTATGCGGATATCGCAATGATCCTTGCGGTTATCGGTATTCTACTGGCCATGCTGCTGCCGGTCCCCGCTTTTCTGCTGGATTTTTTTCTGGCCCTGAATATTACCCTGGCCATCATCGTTCTGATTACCACCATGTACACGAAAAGCTCTCTGGAGTTTTCGGTATTTCCCACCATGCTGCTGGTCCTGACCCTTTTCCGCCTTGCCCTGAACGTGGCGTCTACCCGACTCATCCTCCTCCGGGGGAATGAAGGGCCCCAGGCTGCCGGTTCCGTTATTCAGTCCTTTGGTAATTTTGTGGTGGGCGGGGATTATGTGGTGGGCATGATTATTTTTGTCATTCTTGTGCTCATCAATTTCATGGTGATTACCAAGGGTGCCGGTCGTATTGCGGAAGTGGCTGCCCGTTTCACACTGGATGCCATGCCCGGTAAGCAGATGGCCATTGATGCCGATCTCAATGCCGGTATGATTGATGAACGTCAGGCCAGGGAACGGCGTGAGCTCATTGCCCGGGAATCAGAATTTCACGGAGCCATGGATGGTGCTTCCAAGTTTGTCAAGGGAGATGCCATTGCCGGTATTATCATTACCGGTATCAATATTGTCGGAGGTCTGATCATTGGTGTGCTCAATGGCATGCCCGTGGGACAGGCCGCAGCCAACTATACCCTGCTGACGGTGGGGGATGGTCTGGTTACTCAGATTCCTGCCCTCGTGATTTCAACGGCGGCAGGTATTCTTGTTTCCAGAGGCGGAGATAAGGATCGTTTGGGTCAGGCCTTTTCCAAGCTGATTTTTTCTAAAACCACACCCATCTACGTGGCTTCCGGCCTGGTATTTGCCCTGGGACTTGTTCCCGGCCTTCCCGGCCTTCCCTTTATGAGTCTGGGGCTGGCTTTGGGAGGCATACTGTATCTTGTCACCCGGGGACGGAGCGAGGAAGAAGCACAGGAAAAGCAAGCCGCGGAAGCGGAAGAAGCGGCTGCAGCCCCCTCTGGTCCGGAAGAGGTGGAGCACCTTCTGAACATGGATGTCATGGAGCTGGAAGTGGGGTATGGCCTGATTCCTCTGGTGGACAGTTCCCAGGATGGTACCCTTTTAGGCCGTATCCGTTCCATGCGCAGGCAGTTTGCCTCGGAAATGGGTATCGTGATTCCACCCATTCATATCCGGGATAACCTCAATCTGCGGCCAGCGGAATACCGGATGCTGATTAAGGGAGTGGAAATGGTCCGCTATGAGCTGATGGTGAACCATGTGCTGGCCATGGATCCCGGTGATGTCAGCAGGCGTATGGATGGTATCCCCACAACAGAGCCAGCCTTCGGGCTTCCGGCTCTCTGGGTACCTGCGGACAGAGAGGAAGAGGCGAAGTTTTCCGGGTACACGGTGGTGGACAATTCCACTGTTGTGGCGACCCACTTAACGGAAACTATCCGAAGCCATGCTGCCGAGCTTTTGGGCCGTCAGGAGGTACAGCATCTTCTGGACAACCTTTCCAAGGCCAGCCCCAAAGCCGTGGAGGAGCTGGTGCCCTCTGTCATGAGTCTGGGCATGGTACAGAAGGTTCTTCAGAATCTTCTGGCGGAAAGGGTTTCCATCAGAGATTTGCTGACCATTGTGGAAACCCTTGCTGACTATGGAACCATGAGCAAGGACCCGGATCTTTTGACAGAATATGTGCGACAGAAACTTTCCCGATCCATTCTGGCGGCGTACATGGGGCCTGATGGCAATCTGCCCGTACTGGCCATGGACAGAAAGGTGGAGGAAACGCTCACCAAAAGTATTCAGAATACGGAGCATGGTGCGTATCTTGCCGTTGATCCCCGTATGGCGGAACAGCTGATTGCGGCGGTGCGTGGGGAGATGGAAAAAGCCATGAACCAGAATGTTCAGCCTGTTCTCCTATGCAACCCGAGCCTGCGCCGTCATTTGAAGAGGCTTCTGGAGCAGAGTATTCCCAATCTTGCCGTAACATCCCATGCGGAAATTGTTCAGAACGTTAACATTCAGGCCATTGGAAAGGTGACCCTGTAA
- the flhB gene encoding flagellar biosynthesis protein FlhB: MPEESGQEKTEDATPKKRQKSREEGQVGKSVEVPSVVVLLAGVATLYAMAGFFYKRMADVMRSSFSFTSIPEVHMEQALFWMQTYGMQAFWVMAPLLLVVFLAAFFANAFQVGFVLAWKAIEPKPSKLDPIKGLGRIFSKKSLMELLKSILKITIIFYVSWRAVKGEMPHMMRLYDHNVATILLFMVKISFKIFLWVLLAMVFVALMDLIFQRWNFDQQIKMTKQEVKDEGKQTEGDPQIKSRIRQLQFEASKKRMMQDVPKADVVVTNPTHLAVAIQYNPLAMQAPQVLAKGAGSIADKIRSIAKEAGVPIVENKPLARNLFQWVDVGQSIPADLYQAVAEVLAYVYRLKGKGRG, from the coding sequence ATGCCGGAGGAAAGCGGACAGGAAAAAACCGAGGATGCAACCCCGAAAAAGCGCCAGAAAAGTCGCGAGGAAGGGCAGGTAGGCAAAAGTGTGGAAGTGCCTTCGGTCGTTGTGCTGTTGGCCGGTGTGGCCACCCTGTACGCCATGGCCGGTTTTTTTTACAAGCGCATGGCCGATGTTATGCGTTCCTCCTTTTCGTTTACGTCCATCCCGGAAGTGCACATGGAGCAGGCCCTTTTCTGGATGCAGACCTATGGCATGCAGGCTTTTTGGGTGATGGCTCCTTTGCTGCTGGTGGTGTTTCTGGCGGCTTTTTTTGCCAATGCCTTTCAGGTCGGTTTTGTGCTGGCCTGGAAAGCCATAGAGCCCAAGCCGAGTAAGCTGGATCCTATTAAGGGGCTGGGCCGTATTTTTTCTAAAAAAAGCCTGATGGAGCTTTTGAAAAGTATTCTGAAGATTACCATCATTTTTTATGTGTCATGGCGGGCTGTGAAGGGAGAGATGCCCCATATGATGCGATTGTATGACCATAATGTGGCTACCATTCTCCTTTTTATGGTGAAAATATCCTTTAAAATTTTTCTCTGGGTACTTCTTGCCATGGTTTTTGTGGCCCTGATGGATCTGATTTTTCAACGTTGGAATTTTGATCAGCAGATTAAAATGACCAAGCAGGAAGTGAAGGATGAAGGCAAGCAGACCGAAGGTGACCCCCAGATTAAAAGCCGTATCCGTCAGCTGCAGTTTGAGGCATCGAAGAAAAGGATGATGCAGGATGTGCCCAAAGCGGATGTGGTGGTCACCAACCCTACCCATCTGGCCGTGGCCATCCAGTATAACCCCCTTGCCATGCAGGCACCGCAGGTGCTGGCGAAAGGCGCCGGAAGCATAGCGGATAAAATACGGTCCATAGCCAAAGAGGCCGGTGTGCCTATTGTGGAGAATAAGCCTCTGGCACGAAACTTGTTTCAATGGGTAGATGTGGGGCAGTCCATTCCCGCAGATCTCTATCAGGCGGTGGCTGAAGTGCTGGCTTATGTGTATCGACTGAAGGGAAAAGGCAGGGGGTAG
- the fliR gene encoding flagellar biosynthetic protein FliR, protein MEILNLFSPDEMRHFLLVLTRVSVILFLFPFFGSESFPVLVKAGLALSITLVLFSTVVTDPVQFPDKVLMAPILLVSELFVGMVIALVVRLFFGAVQLAGLLIGFQMGFSMINVMDPQTGSQVSVMEQLGYWTVIVVFILLDGHYILLKALVESFHMVPPGGFALPEIFLDHMMKMTAAMFVTGIKIGAPAIVALLFVSVAFGITAKFAPQMNVLIISFPVKIAIGLIFFGAVFEVIVRFARAYVQDFPGMLHLVLRMFGSG, encoded by the coding sequence ATGGAAATTCTGAACCTTTTCTCACCCGATGAGATGCGCCATTTTCTCCTTGTGCTCACAAGGGTTTCGGTGATTTTGTTTCTGTTTCCCTTTTTTGGCAGTGAGTCCTTTCCTGTTCTGGTGAAAGCCGGGCTGGCCCTTTCTATTACCCTTGTTCTCTTTTCTACGGTGGTGACCGATCCCGTTCAGTTCCCAGACAAAGTACTCATGGCACCCATCCTGCTGGTGTCGGAGCTTTTTGTGGGCATGGTGATCGCCCTTGTGGTGCGTCTGTTTTTTGGTGCTGTGCAGCTGGCAGGGTTGCTGATTGGTTTTCAGATGGGGTTTTCCATGATCAATGTCATGGATCCCCAGACGGGCAGCCAGGTTTCGGTGATGGAACAGCTGGGATACTGGACGGTGATTGTGGTCTTTATCCTTCTGGATGGGCACTACATATTGCTGAAAGCACTGGTGGAAAGTTTTCACATGGTACCTCCGGGTGGGTTTGCTCTGCCGGAGATTTTTTTGGATCATATGATGAAAATGACAGCCGCCATGTTTGTGACGGGAATTAAAATTGGTGCTCCGGCCATTGTGGCCCTGCTGTTTGTTTCCGTAGCTTTTGGTATTACGGCCAAGTTTGCTCCGCAGATGAATGTGCTCATCATTTCTTTTCCCGTAAAAATTGCCATAGGGCTTATTTTCTTTGGTGCGGTTTTTGAGGTCATCGTCCGTTTTGCAAGGGCCTATGTGCAGGATTTTCCGGGTATGCTTCATCTGGTTCTGCGCATGTTCGGAAGCGGATAG
- the fliQ gene encoding flagellar biosynthesis protein FliQ, translating into MTPEFVVSFGQEAVWLTILIAAPMLLIGLAVGLMVSIFQAVTSIQEMTLSFVPKILAVFFSLIFFAPWMLEKMTSYTARIIENIPMYIR; encoded by the coding sequence ATGACGCCCGAATTTGTTGTAAGTTTTGGTCAGGAGGCCGTGTGGCTCACCATTTTGATTGCCGCTCCCATGCTGCTCATCGGTCTGGCTGTGGGACTGATGGTCAGTATTTTTCAGGCGGTGACTTCCATACAGGAAATGACCCTTTCCTTTGTACCCAAAATTCTTGCCGTATTTTTTTCTCTGATTTTTTTTGCCCCCTGGATGCTGGAAAAAATGACCAGCTATACGGCAAGGATAATTGAAAATATTCCCATGTACATCCGCTGA
- the fliP gene encoding flagellar type III secretion system pore protein FliP (The bacterial flagellar biogenesis protein FliP forms a type III secretion system (T3SS)-type pore required for flagellar assembly.), producing the protein MMHETGRRPSLSFPERTRARRLLFFLLLFAGAGLAAPLAAQAVTFPIPSIRIGVEEATGPRDVAIALEVLALLTILTLAPAILVLMTSFTRIVVVFHFLRQAIGIQTSPPNQVVIGLSLFMTFFIMKPVWTEVYEKALDPYLEDQISYQEAFANAEKPIREFMLVNTREKDLALFIKVAKAEKPENRESVSLLHLIPAFVISELKTAFIIGFVIYVPFLIIDMVVASVLLAMGMMMLPPVMISLPFKLMLFVLVDGWHLIAGSLIRSFAIP; encoded by the coding sequence ATGATGCATGAGACAGGCCGGAGGCCTTCCTTGTCTTTTCCTGAAAGAACAAGAGCACGCCGTCTCCTTTTCTTTCTGTTGTTGTTTGCCGGTGCGGGTCTTGCGGCACCTCTGGCGGCACAGGCTGTGACCTTTCCCATTCCCTCCATCCGCATTGGCGTGGAAGAGGCAACGGGTCCGAGGGATGTGGCCATTGCCCTTGAAGTACTGGCTCTTCTGACCATTCTCACCCTGGCACCGGCCATACTGGTGCTTATGACCTCTTTTACCCGCATTGTGGTGGTTTTTCACTTTTTACGTCAGGCCATCGGTATTCAGACCAGCCCGCCCAATCAGGTGGTCATCGGGCTTTCCCTCTTCATGACCTTTTTCATCATGAAGCCTGTGTGGACAGAAGTGTATGAAAAGGCACTGGATCCCTATCTGGAGGATCAGATTAGCTATCAGGAGGCCTTTGCCAATGCGGAAAAGCCCATCCGTGAATTTATGCTGGTCAATACGCGGGAAAAGGATCTGGCTTTATTTATCAAAGTTGCCAAAGCGGAAAAACCGGAAAACAGGGAAAGCGTGAGCCTCTTGCACCTGATTCCCGCTTTTGTGATTTCTGAACTGAAAACCGCTTTTATCATCGGCTTTGTGATTTATGTGCCCTTTCTGATCATTGACATGGTGGTGGCCAGTGTGCTTCTTGCCATGGGGATGATGATGCTGCCTCCCGTCATGATATCCCTGCCTTTTAAACTGATGCTGTTTGTGCTGGTGGATGGCTGGCATCTCATTGCGGGCTCGCTGATCCGTAGCTTCGCCATACCCTAG
- the fliO gene encoding flagellar biosynthetic protein FliO → MEDRVGAAVPDFGFLVLKGGGALLLVLALLILTLYLLRRLSTFRGTAGRIRMVETLQLGPKERVVLIDYQGRELLLGVTPSSIQNLGEFEKTAPEETERSGPGFSSFLSRIRTGEPREKDLPEARYDA, encoded by the coding sequence ATGGAAGACCGAGTGGGGGCTGCCGTGCCGGATTTTGGGTTCCTGGTGCTGAAAGGCGGGGGAGCCCTGTTGCTGGTGTTGGCCCTTTTGATTCTTACCCTTTATTTGCTTCGCCGTTTAAGTACTTTCAGGGGAACGGCGGGTCGGATACGGATGGTGGAAACCTTGCAACTGGGGCCCAAAGAGCGGGTGGTGCTTATTGATTATCAGGGTCGCGAGCTCCTTCTGGGTGTGACGCCTTCTTCCATTCAGAACCTTGGAGAGTTTGAGAAGACAGCTCCAGAGGAAACCGAGCGGTCCGGGCCCGGATTTTCATCCTTTCTGTCCCGTATACGTACAGGGGAACCAAGAGAAAAGGACCTGCCGGAGGCCAGATATGATGCATGA
- the fliN gene encoding flagellar motor switch protein FliN has product MANEYKHSEEEKMQAAGPSEEVVDPASDIAERDLDFILDIPLELSVELGRSRMLVNDLLQLGQGSIVELNKLAGEPLEIYINRKLVARGEVVVVNEKFGVRLTDIISPMERVRTLA; this is encoded by the coding sequence ATGGCCAATGAGTATAAGCATTCGGAAGAAGAAAAGATGCAGGCGGCGGGGCCATCGGAGGAAGTGGTCGATCCTGCCAGTGATATTGCGGAAAGAGACCTCGATTTTATTCTGGACATCCCGCTGGAGCTTTCCGTGGAACTCGGCCGTAGCCGTATGCTGGTCAATGATCTTCTGCAGCTGGGGCAAGGTTCCATTGTGGAACTGAACAAGCTGGCCGGTGAGCCTTTGGAGATTTACATCAATCGCAAGCTGGTGGCCCGGGGTGAGGTCGTGGTGGTGAACGAGAAATTTGGGGTTCGCCTTACGGATATCATCAGTCCCATGGAGCGGGTTCGGACCCTTGCCTGA
- the fliM gene encoding flagellar motor switch protein FliM encodes MSEILTQEEVDSLLDGLSSGKVESEQDAGSDAEGIGHYDFSSQDKVIRGRMPTFEVINERFAREVRSSLSMLLHTNVDISSESLDTLKFSEFGRSLPVPTSLHVFRMDPLRGHALLVLESQLVFNLIDTFFGGKGTGKAKVEGREFTTIEEVMIRKVVLSCLEDLKNSWAPVEPIQTTLVRSEVNPQFATIVLPTDLVIVTRFEVELEQSAGKLVLCQPYSMIEPLRHKLSSGFQAEVEDVDYTWQRRLKEIIVESDVMLSVELGRTEITGEQLITMQPGDVIPLDQDAEQPLTAYIEGIAKMKGFAGVQRGFQAFRITDKLKLL; translated from the coding sequence ATGAGCGAAATCCTGACCCAGGAAGAAGTTGACAGCCTGCTGGATGGCCTGAGTTCCGGAAAAGTAGAGTCGGAGCAGGATGCGGGATCCGATGCGGAAGGTATCGGACATTACGATTTTTCCAGTCAGGATAAGGTAATCCGTGGGCGTATGCCCACCTTTGAGGTGATTAATGAACGATTTGCCCGTGAGGTCCGTTCCAGTCTTTCCATGCTCCTGCACACCAACGTGGATATCAGTTCCGAATCTCTGGACACACTGAAGTTTTCTGAATTCGGCCGTTCCCTCCCCGTTCCCACAAGTCTTCATGTTTTTCGTATGGATCCTTTGCGCGGTCATGCCCTGCTGGTTCTGGAAAGCCAGCTGGTTTTCAACCTCATTGACACTTTTTTTGGTGGAAAGGGAACGGGAAAGGCTAAAGTGGAGGGGAGGGAATTCACCACCATCGAAGAGGTAATGATTCGCAAGGTGGTACTTTCCTGTCTGGAAGACCTGAAAAATTCCTGGGCTCCTGTGGAACCCATACAGACCACCCTTGTGCGCAGCGAGGTAAACCCGCAGTTTGCCACCATTGTTCTTCCCACAGACCTGGTGATTGTCACCCGTTTTGAAGTGGAGCTGGAACAGTCGGCTGGTAAATTGGTGCTTTGTCAGCCTTATTCCATGATTGAACCCCTGCGGCATAAACTGTCTTCCGGTTTTCAGGCGGAGGTGGAAGATGTGGATTATACATGGCAGAGGCGGCTTAAGGAGATTATTGTGGAATCCGACGTCATGCTTTCCGTGGAGCTGGGACGGACAGAGATCACAGGGGAACAGTTGATTACCATGCAGCCGGGGGATGTCATTCCTCTGGATCAGGATGCGGAACAGCCCCTTACGGCCTATATTGAAGGAATTGCCAAAATGAAGGGATTTGCCGGTGTACAGCGAGGTTTTCAGGCTTTTCGTATTACGGATAAGCTGAAGCTTCTGTAG
- a CDS encoding OmpA/MotB family protein, with amino-acid sequence MIIPLKKKTGKKPETAWMQTFADMLLLLLTFFVMLYAMKALEAERLQEGFSFFVQERSYEAPEGDRLAGALSLRLRRELARLPAGVAEKLHVDTSQEHLRLRLESDGLFEVGLFRLRPEAALLLQAVSDVLAPLHVPVMVQGFPDSGMMEDSGRKLALQRAGAVRNYLVALAGMDADRLGIAAESVDVHLFPEAGSRERAWNRRVSFLILEDGDVR; translated from the coding sequence ATGATAATTCCCTTGAAAAAGAAAACCGGTAAAAAACCGGAAACGGCATGGATGCAGACCTTTGCAGATATGCTGCTTCTGCTCCTGACTTTTTTTGTCATGCTGTATGCCATGAAAGCCCTGGAGGCCGAACGCCTGCAAGAAGGGTTTTCTTTTTTTGTGCAGGAGAGGTCCTATGAAGCACCGGAAGGAGACCGGCTGGCCGGAGCTCTGAGCCTGCGGCTCCGGCGCGAGCTTGCCCGGCTTCCTGCTGGAGTGGCGGAAAAATTGCATGTGGATACCTCTCAGGAGCACCTGCGCTTGCGTCTTGAATCCGATGGCCTGTTTGAGGTCGGTTTGTTTCGTCTTCGGCCGGAGGCGGCACTCCTGCTGCAGGCGGTTTCCGATGTGCTTGCCCCGCTCCATGTGCCTGTTATGGTGCAGGGATTTCCGGATTCCGGTATGATGGAAGATTCTGGCAGAAAGCTGGCCCTGCAGCGGGCCGGAGCCGTAAGGAACTATCTCGTGGCGTTGGCGGGCATGGACGCAGACCGATTGGGGATTGCAGCGGAGAGTGTTGACGTCCATCTGTTTCCGGAGGCGGGCAGCCGTGAGCGTGCCTGGAACCGGCGTGTAAGTTTTCTGATTCTGGAGGATGGGGATGTCCGGTAA
- a CDS encoding motility protein A, whose protein sequence is MDIATLLGILSAFGLVGLAVFMGGGLLLFINFPAFLIVVGGTMGATLIHYPARDLLPVFQRVVRVFFSPPPSGESAIEEMMALATQARREGVLSLEMRIPDMENAFVAKGLQLSVDGLDPSVVREILTTDLDACAERHEAGAEIFATMGSYAPALGMVGTLIGLIQMLQNLTDPDAIGPGMAVALLTTFYGALLANLVFLPLAGKLRALAREEAREKQMLMEGLISLARGEHPRVLEWRMRAHRSAFSPREKRV, encoded by the coding sequence ATGGACATTGCGACCCTTTTGGGTATTCTTTCGGCATTCGGTCTTGTGGGGCTGGCGGTTTTCATGGGCGGCGGCCTTCTTCTGTTTATCAATTTTCCGGCCTTTCTCATTGTGGTGGGCGGAACCATGGGAGCTACCCTGATCCATTATCCGGCAAGGGATCTTCTGCCTGTTTTTCAGAGGGTGGTGCGGGTGTTTTTCTCTCCCCCTCCCTCCGGCGAATCGGCCATAGAAGAAATGATGGCACTGGCCACTCAGGCCAGAAGGGAAGGTGTTCTGAGTCTGGAGATGCGGATTCCGGATATGGAGAATGCTTTTGTGGCAAAAGGACTGCAGCTTTCTGTGGATGGTCTGGATCCTTCGGTTGTCCGGGAGATTCTGACGACAGATCTGGATGCCTGTGCGGAGCGTCATGAGGCGGGTGCGGAAATTTTTGCCACCATGGGTTCCTATGCTCCGGCTCTGGGAATGGTGGGCACCCTCATCGGTCTGATCCAGATGTTGCAGAACCTTACGGATCCCGATGCCATCGGACCGGGTATGGCCGTGGCCCTTCTGACCACCTTCTATGGAGCCCTTCTGGCCAACCTGGTATTTCTGCCTCTGGCGGGTAAGCTCCGGGCGCTGGCCCGGGAAGAGGCCCGTGAGAAACAGATGCTCATGGAAGGTCTGATTTCCCTTGCCAGAGGGGAGCATCCCAGGGTTCTGGAATGGCGGATGCGGGCCCACCGTTCGGCTTTTTCACCAAGGGAGAAAAGGGTATGA